The Procambarus clarkii isolate CNS0578487 chromosome 76, FALCON_Pclarkii_2.0, whole genome shotgun sequence genome includes a window with the following:
- the LOC138357086 gene encoding zinc finger protein 84-like, translating into MANNTHTRIHKGEKPYHCSVCQKNFTRKSNLITHMRIHTGEKPYHCSVCQKDFSHKLSLITHTRIHTGKNAYHCSVCQKDFSQKSYLITHMRIHTGEKPYHCSECQKDFSQKSSLITHMRIHTGEKPYHCSVCQKDFSHKLSLITHMRIHTGKNAYHCSVCQKDFSQKSYLITHMRIHTGEKPYHCSECQKDFSQKSSLITHMRIHTGEKPYHCSECQKDFSLKSNLITHMSIHTGEKPYHCSECQKDFSLKSNLITHMRIHTGENAYHCSVCQKDFSQKSYLRKHMRIHTGEKPYHCSECQKDFSLKSNLKTHMRIHTGEKPYHCSECQKDFSLKSTLITHMRIHTGENAYHCSVCQKDFLQKSTLITHMRIHTGEKPYHCSECQKDFLQKSTLVTHMRIHTGEKPYHCSECQKDFKQKSYLITHMRIHTGEKPYHCSECQKDFSHKLSLITHMRIHTGEKIYHCSECQKDFSLKSNLITHMRIHTGEKPYHCSECQKDFSLKSTLITHMRIHTGEKPYHCSECQKDFKQKSSLITHMRIHTGEKPYHCSECQKDFSQKSNLIKHIRIHTA; encoded by the coding sequence atggctaataacacacacacaaggattcataaaggagagaaaccatatcactgttcagtgtgtcaaaaaaactttacaaggaaatcaaatctaataacacacatgaggattcatacaggagagaaaccatatcactgttcagtatgtcaaaaagacttttcacacaaattatctctaataacacacacgaggattcatacaggaaagaatgcatatcactgttcagtgtgtcaaaaagacttttcacaaaaatcatatctaataacacacatgaggattcatacaggagagaaaccatatcactgttcagaatgtcaaaaagacttttcacaaaaatcatctctaataacacacatgaggattcatacaggagagaaaccatatcactgttcagtatgtcaaaaagacttttcacacaaattatctctaataacacacatgaggattcatacaggaaagAATGCTTATCACtgttcagtgtgtcaaaaagacttttcacaaaaatcatatctaataacacacatgaggattcatacaggagagaaaccatatcactgttcagaatgtcaaaaagacttttcacaaaaatcatctcttataacacacatgaggattcatacaggagagaaaccatatcactgttcagaatgtcaaaaagacttttcacttaaatcaaatctaataacacacatgagtattcatacaggagagaaaccatatcactgttcagaatgtcaaaaagacttttcacttaaatcaaatctaataacacacatgaggattcacacAGGAGAGAatgcatatcactgttcagtgtgtcaaaaagacttttcacaaaaatcatatctaagaaaacacatgaggattcatacaggagagaaaccatatcactgttcagaatgtcaaaaagacttttcacttaaatcaaatctaaaaacacacatgaggattcatacaggagagaaaccatatcactgttcagaatgtcaaaaagacttttcacttaaatcaactctaataacacacatgaggattcatacaggagagaatgcatatcactgttcagtgtgtcaaaaagactttttacAAAAATcaactctaataacacacatgaggattcatacaggagagaaaccatatcactgttcagagtgtcaaaaagactttttacAAAAATCAACTCtagtaacacacatgaggattcatacaggagagaaaccatatcactgttcagagtgtcaaaaagactttaaacaaaaatcatatctaataacacacatgaggattcatacaggagagaaaccatatcactgttcagaatgtcaaaaagacttttcacacaaattatctctaataacacacatgaggattcatacaggagagaaaatatatcactgttcagaatgtcaaaaagacttttcacttaaatcaaatctaataacacacatgaggattcatacaggagagaaaccatatcactgttcagaatgtcaaaaagacttttcacttaaatcaactctaataacacacatgaggattcatacaggagagaaaccatatcactgttcagagtgtcaaaaagactttaaacaaaaatcatctctaataacacacatgaggattcatacaggagagaaaccatatcactgttcagaatgtcaaaaagacttttcacaaaaatcaaaTCTAATAAAGCACATTAGGATTCATACAGCATAA